The following proteins are encoded in a genomic region of Drosophila miranda strain MSH22 chromosome 4, D.miranda_PacBio2.1, whole genome shotgun sequence:
- the LOC108162577 gene encoding beta-1,3-galactosyltransferase 5-like isoform X3, translated as MFIVGTIREHRNKRQAFLCPVKKKMSRNQRMRDPLQDTRIFRYRVTDAPSNQAKYKINSSTSNNHGSNRSIYLEGNKSFQSLVAVSNQLTESSGIEDIKTILRKQFIEMKKYSSSIQTLSGPSALPVLRELAMKLYEPGHLNEEIDIQKICMHRGLSLRLLILITSAQSNFKERMSIRRTWMNYGSRQIVGMAFILGRTTNASLNEALNKENNMYGDMIRGHFIDSYFNLSLKTISMLEWADTHCPNVKFILKTDDDMFINVPKLLDFIDARYKNERTIYGRLVEDWKPIRKRTSKYFVPYKLYNGWQYPPFTTGPAYLLTGDIVHELYVQSLNTYYMQLEDVLITGFVAKRLKIRREHANEFLNSRISLRPCKIRNAISVHKIKPREQYHLWRDLLDSTIKCK; from the exons ATGTTCATTGTCGGAACAATTAGAGAACACCGGAATAAAAGACAAGCGTTTTTATGTCCAGTCAAGAAGAAGATGTCCAGGAACCAACGGATGAG AGATCCTCTCCAGGACACAAGAATATTCCGTTACAGGGTTACCGATGCGCCATCAAATCAAGCAAAAT ACAAAATCAATAGCAGCACCAGCAATAATCATGGCAGTA ATAGGAGCATTTATCTGGAGGGGAATAAAAGTTTTCAATCCCTTGTGGCTGTTTCCAACCAACTGACAGAGTCGTCGGGGATCGAAGATATCAAGACAATTTTGCGGAAACAATTTATTGAAATGAAGAAATACAGTAGCAGCATACAAACATTAAGTGGTCCCTCCGCGTTGCCTGTACTTCGAGAGCTGGCAATGAAACTGTATGAACCAGGCCACCTAAACGAAGAGATTGATATACAGAAGATATGTATGCACAGGGGGTTATCCCTACGGCTGCTCATTCTGATCACCTCAGCACAGTCCAATTTTAAAGAAAGAATGTCCATAAGGCGGACCTGGATGAACTATGGAAGCAGGCAAATTGTCGGCATGGCTTTTATCCTTGGCCGTACCACGAATGCATCCCTGAACGAGGCTCTCAACAAGGAGAACAATATGTATGGCGATATGATACGAGGACACTTCATAGACTCTTACTTCAATCTCTCTCTGAAGACGATCTCGATGCTTGAATGGGCAGATACACACTGTCCCAATGTGAAATTCATCCTTAAGACTGATGATGACATGTTCATCAATGTTCCTAAACTGCTCGATTTCATAGACGCTCGGTACAAGAACGAGCGAACTATCTACGGGCGATTGGTCGAGGACTGGAAACCCATCCGAAAAAGAACGTCAAAGTATTTTGTTCCATATAAATTATATAACGGCTGGCAGTATCCACCGTTTACCACCGGACCCGCGTACCTCCTCACTGGCGACATTGTCCATGAGCTATACGTGCAATCACTCAACACTTACTATATGCAACTAGAAGATGTCTTGATCACGGGCTTCGTGGCCAAAAGGTTGAAGATTAGGAGGGAGCACGCCAACGAATTTCTCAACAGCCGAATCTCGCTGCGTCCGTGCAAAATTCGCAACGCGATCAGCGTGCACAAGATCAAGCCAAGGGAACAATATCATCTTTGGAGGGACCTGTTGGATTCGACTATAAAGTGTAAatag
- the LOC108162577 gene encoding beta-1,3-galactosyltransferase 5-like isoform X4 gives MFIVGTIREHRNKRQAFLCPVKKKMSRNQRMRDPLQDTRIFRYRVTDAPSNQAKCYYSTSNNHGSNRSIYLEGNKSFQSLVAVSNQLTESSGIEDIKTILRKQFIEMKKYSSSIQTLSGPSALPVLRELAMKLYEPGHLNEEIDIQKICMHRGLSLRLLILITSAQSNFKERMSIRRTWMNYGSRQIVGMAFILGRTTNASLNEALNKENNMYGDMIRGHFIDSYFNLSLKTISMLEWADTHCPNVKFILKTDDDMFINVPKLLDFIDARYKNERTIYGRLVEDWKPIRKRTSKYFVPYKLYNGWQYPPFTTGPAYLLTGDIVHELYVQSLNTYYMQLEDVLITGFVAKRLKIRREHANEFLNSRISLRPCKIRNAISVHKIKPREQYHLWRDLLDSTIKCK, from the exons ATGTTCATTGTCGGAACAATTAGAGAACACCGGAATAAAAGACAAGCGTTTTTATGTCCAGTCAAGAAGAAGATGTCCAGGAACCAACGGATGAG AGATCCTCTCCAGGACACAAGAATATTCCGTTACAGGGTTACCGATGCGCCATCAAATCAAGCAAAATGTTACTA CAGCACCAGCAATAATCATGGCAGTA ATAGGAGCATTTATCTGGAGGGGAATAAAAGTTTTCAATCCCTTGTGGCTGTTTCCAACCAACTGACAGAGTCGTCGGGGATCGAAGATATCAAGACAATTTTGCGGAAACAATTTATTGAAATGAAGAAATACAGTAGCAGCATACAAACATTAAGTGGTCCCTCCGCGTTGCCTGTACTTCGAGAGCTGGCAATGAAACTGTATGAACCAGGCCACCTAAACGAAGAGATTGATATACAGAAGATATGTATGCACAGGGGGTTATCCCTACGGCTGCTCATTCTGATCACCTCAGCACAGTCCAATTTTAAAGAAAGAATGTCCATAAGGCGGACCTGGATGAACTATGGAAGCAGGCAAATTGTCGGCATGGCTTTTATCCTTGGCCGTACCACGAATGCATCCCTGAACGAGGCTCTCAACAAGGAGAACAATATGTATGGCGATATGATACGAGGACACTTCATAGACTCTTACTTCAATCTCTCTCTGAAGACGATCTCGATGCTTGAATGGGCAGATACACACTGTCCCAATGTGAAATTCATCCTTAAGACTGATGATGACATGTTCATCAATGTTCCTAAACTGCTCGATTTCATAGACGCTCGGTACAAGAACGAGCGAACTATCTACGGGCGATTGGTCGAGGACTGGAAACCCATCCGAAAAAGAACGTCAAAGTATTTTGTTCCATATAAATTATATAACGGCTGGCAGTATCCACCGTTTACCACCGGACCCGCGTACCTCCTCACTGGCGACATTGTCCATGAGCTATACGTGCAATCACTCAACACTTACTATATGCAACTAGAAGATGTCTTGATCACGGGCTTCGTGGCCAAAAGGTTGAAGATTAGGAGGGAGCACGCCAACGAATTTCTCAACAGCCGAATCTCGCTGCGTCCGTGCAAAATTCGCAACGCGATCAGCGTGCACAAGATCAAGCCAAGGGAACAATATCATCTTTGGAGGGACCTGTTGGATTCGACTATAAAGTGTAAatag
- the LOC108162577 gene encoding beta-1,3-galactosyltransferase 5-like isoform X5: MFIVGTIREHRNKRQAFLCPVKKKMSRNQRMRDPLQDTRIFRYRVTDAPSNQAKCYYTSNNHGSNRSIYLEGNKSFQSLVAVSNQLTESSGIEDIKTILRKQFIEMKKYSSSIQTLSGPSALPVLRELAMKLYEPGHLNEEIDIQKICMHRGLSLRLLILITSAQSNFKERMSIRRTWMNYGSRQIVGMAFILGRTTNASLNEALNKENNMYGDMIRGHFIDSYFNLSLKTISMLEWADTHCPNVKFILKTDDDMFINVPKLLDFIDARYKNERTIYGRLVEDWKPIRKRTSKYFVPYKLYNGWQYPPFTTGPAYLLTGDIVHELYVQSLNTYYMQLEDVLITGFVAKRLKIRREHANEFLNSRISLRPCKIRNAISVHKIKPREQYHLWRDLLDSTIKCK, from the exons ATGTTCATTGTCGGAACAATTAGAGAACACCGGAATAAAAGACAAGCGTTTTTATGTCCAGTCAAGAAGAAGATGTCCAGGAACCAACGGATGAG AGATCCTCTCCAGGACACAAGAATATTCCGTTACAGGGTTACCGATGCGCCATCAAATCAAGCAAAATGTTACTA CACCAGCAATAATCATGGCAGTA ATAGGAGCATTTATCTGGAGGGGAATAAAAGTTTTCAATCCCTTGTGGCTGTTTCCAACCAACTGACAGAGTCGTCGGGGATCGAAGATATCAAGACAATTTTGCGGAAACAATTTATTGAAATGAAGAAATACAGTAGCAGCATACAAACATTAAGTGGTCCCTCCGCGTTGCCTGTACTTCGAGAGCTGGCAATGAAACTGTATGAACCAGGCCACCTAAACGAAGAGATTGATATACAGAAGATATGTATGCACAGGGGGTTATCCCTACGGCTGCTCATTCTGATCACCTCAGCACAGTCCAATTTTAAAGAAAGAATGTCCATAAGGCGGACCTGGATGAACTATGGAAGCAGGCAAATTGTCGGCATGGCTTTTATCCTTGGCCGTACCACGAATGCATCCCTGAACGAGGCTCTCAACAAGGAGAACAATATGTATGGCGATATGATACGAGGACACTTCATAGACTCTTACTTCAATCTCTCTCTGAAGACGATCTCGATGCTTGAATGGGCAGATACACACTGTCCCAATGTGAAATTCATCCTTAAGACTGATGATGACATGTTCATCAATGTTCCTAAACTGCTCGATTTCATAGACGCTCGGTACAAGAACGAGCGAACTATCTACGGGCGATTGGTCGAGGACTGGAAACCCATCCGAAAAAGAACGTCAAAGTATTTTGTTCCATATAAATTATATAACGGCTGGCAGTATCCACCGTTTACCACCGGACCCGCGTACCTCCTCACTGGCGACATTGTCCATGAGCTATACGTGCAATCACTCAACACTTACTATATGCAACTAGAAGATGTCTTGATCACGGGCTTCGTGGCCAAAAGGTTGAAGATTAGGAGGGAGCACGCCAACGAATTTCTCAACAGCCGAATCTCGCTGCGTCCGTGCAAAATTCGCAACGCGATCAGCGTGCACAAGATCAAGCCAAGGGAACAATATCATCTTTGGAGGGACCTGTTGGATTCGACTATAAAGTGTAAatag
- the LOC108162577 gene encoding beta-1,3-galactosyltransferase 5-like isoform X1 has translation MFIVGTIREHRNKRQAFLCPVKKKMSRNQRMRFFTVFGAVIIIMLMYKFSSAKEILSRTQEYSVTGLPMRHQIKQNVTNKINSSTSNNHGSNRSIYLEGNKSFQSLVAVSNQLTESSGIEDIKTILRKQFIEMKKYSSSIQTLSGPSALPVLRELAMKLYEPGHLNEEIDIQKICMHRGLSLRLLILITSAQSNFKERMSIRRTWMNYGSRQIVGMAFILGRTTNASLNEALNKENNMYGDMIRGHFIDSYFNLSLKTISMLEWADTHCPNVKFILKTDDDMFINVPKLLDFIDARYKNERTIYGRLVEDWKPIRKRTSKYFVPYKLYNGWQYPPFTTGPAYLLTGDIVHELYVQSLNTYYMQLEDVLITGFVAKRLKIRREHANEFLNSRISLRPCKIRNAISVHKIKPREQYHLWRDLLDSTIKCK, from the exons ATGTTCATTGTCGGAACAATTAGAGAACACCGGAATAAAAGACAAGCGTTTTTATGTCCAGTCAAGAAGAAGATGTCCAGGAACCAACGGATGAGGTTTTTTACGGTTTTCGGTGCTGTCATTATCATAATGCTCATGTATAAATTTTCCTCGGCCAAAGAGATCCTCTCCAGGACACAAGAATATTCCGTTACAGGGTTACCGATGCGCCATCAAATCAAGCAAAATGTTACTA ACAAAATCAATAGCAGCACCAGCAATAATCATGGCAGTA ATAGGAGCATTTATCTGGAGGGGAATAAAAGTTTTCAATCCCTTGTGGCTGTTTCCAACCAACTGACAGAGTCGTCGGGGATCGAAGATATCAAGACAATTTTGCGGAAACAATTTATTGAAATGAAGAAATACAGTAGCAGCATACAAACATTAAGTGGTCCCTCCGCGTTGCCTGTACTTCGAGAGCTGGCAATGAAACTGTATGAACCAGGCCACCTAAACGAAGAGATTGATATACAGAAGATATGTATGCACAGGGGGTTATCCCTACGGCTGCTCATTCTGATCACCTCAGCACAGTCCAATTTTAAAGAAAGAATGTCCATAAGGCGGACCTGGATGAACTATGGAAGCAGGCAAATTGTCGGCATGGCTTTTATCCTTGGCCGTACCACGAATGCATCCCTGAACGAGGCTCTCAACAAGGAGAACAATATGTATGGCGATATGATACGAGGACACTTCATAGACTCTTACTTCAATCTCTCTCTGAAGACGATCTCGATGCTTGAATGGGCAGATACACACTGTCCCAATGTGAAATTCATCCTTAAGACTGATGATGACATGTTCATCAATGTTCCTAAACTGCTCGATTTCATAGACGCTCGGTACAAGAACGAGCGAACTATCTACGGGCGATTGGTCGAGGACTGGAAACCCATCCGAAAAAGAACGTCAAAGTATTTTGTTCCATATAAATTATATAACGGCTGGCAGTATCCACCGTTTACCACCGGACCCGCGTACCTCCTCACTGGCGACATTGTCCATGAGCTATACGTGCAATCACTCAACACTTACTATATGCAACTAGAAGATGTCTTGATCACGGGCTTCGTGGCCAAAAGGTTGAAGATTAGGAGGGAGCACGCCAACGAATTTCTCAACAGCCGAATCTCGCTGCGTCCGTGCAAAATTCGCAACGCGATCAGCGTGCACAAGATCAAGCCAAGGGAACAATATCATCTTTGGAGGGACCTGTTGGATTCGACTATAAAGTGTAAatag
- the LOC108162577 gene encoding beta-1,3-galactosyltransferase 5-like isoform X6, with translation MRHQIKQNVTNKINSSTSNNHGSNRSIYLEGNKSFQSLVAVSNQLTESSGIEDIKTILRKQFIEMKKYSSSIQTLSGPSALPVLRELAMKLYEPGHLNEEIDIQKICMHRGLSLRLLILITSAQSNFKERMSIRRTWMNYGSRQIVGMAFILGRTTNASLNEALNKENNMYGDMIRGHFIDSYFNLSLKTISMLEWADTHCPNVKFILKTDDDMFINVPKLLDFIDARYKNERTIYGRLVEDWKPIRKRTSKYFVPYKLYNGWQYPPFTTGPAYLLTGDIVHELYVQSLNTYYMQLEDVLITGFVAKRLKIRREHANEFLNSRISLRPCKIRNAISVHKIKPREQYHLWRDLLDSTIKCK, from the exons ATGCGCCATCAAATCAAGCAAAATGTTACTA ACAAAATCAATAGCAGCACCAGCAATAATCATGGCAGTA ATAGGAGCATTTATCTGGAGGGGAATAAAAGTTTTCAATCCCTTGTGGCTGTTTCCAACCAACTGACAGAGTCGTCGGGGATCGAAGATATCAAGACAATTTTGCGGAAACAATTTATTGAAATGAAGAAATACAGTAGCAGCATACAAACATTAAGTGGTCCCTCCGCGTTGCCTGTACTTCGAGAGCTGGCAATGAAACTGTATGAACCAGGCCACCTAAACGAAGAGATTGATATACAGAAGATATGTATGCACAGGGGGTTATCCCTACGGCTGCTCATTCTGATCACCTCAGCACAGTCCAATTTTAAAGAAAGAATGTCCATAAGGCGGACCTGGATGAACTATGGAAGCAGGCAAATTGTCGGCATGGCTTTTATCCTTGGCCGTACCACGAATGCATCCCTGAACGAGGCTCTCAACAAGGAGAACAATATGTATGGCGATATGATACGAGGACACTTCATAGACTCTTACTTCAATCTCTCTCTGAAGACGATCTCGATGCTTGAATGGGCAGATACACACTGTCCCAATGTGAAATTCATCCTTAAGACTGATGATGACATGTTCATCAATGTTCCTAAACTGCTCGATTTCATAGACGCTCGGTACAAGAACGAGCGAACTATCTACGGGCGATTGGTCGAGGACTGGAAACCCATCCGAAAAAGAACGTCAAAGTATTTTGTTCCATATAAATTATATAACGGCTGGCAGTATCCACCGTTTACCACCGGACCCGCGTACCTCCTCACTGGCGACATTGTCCATGAGCTATACGTGCAATCACTCAACACTTACTATATGCAACTAGAAGATGTCTTGATCACGGGCTTCGTGGCCAAAAGGTTGAAGATTAGGAGGGAGCACGCCAACGAATTTCTCAACAGCCGAATCTCGCTGCGTCCGTGCAAAATTCGCAACGCGATCAGCGTGCACAAGATCAAGCCAAGGGAACAATATCATCTTTGGAGGGACCTGTTGGATTCGACTATAAAGTGTAAatag
- the LOC108162577 gene encoding beta-1,3-galactosyltransferase 5-like isoform X7 — MRHQIKQNVTNRSIYLEGNKSFQSLVAVSNQLTESSGIEDIKTILRKQFIEMKKYSSSIQTLSGPSALPVLRELAMKLYEPGHLNEEIDIQKICMHRGLSLRLLILITSAQSNFKERMSIRRTWMNYGSRQIVGMAFILGRTTNASLNEALNKENNMYGDMIRGHFIDSYFNLSLKTISMLEWADTHCPNVKFILKTDDDMFINVPKLLDFIDARYKNERTIYGRLVEDWKPIRKRTSKYFVPYKLYNGWQYPPFTTGPAYLLTGDIVHELYVQSLNTYYMQLEDVLITGFVAKRLKIRREHANEFLNSRISLRPCKIRNAISVHKIKPREQYHLWRDLLDSTIKCK, encoded by the exons ATGCGCCATCAAATCAAGCAAAATGTTACTA ATAGGAGCATTTATCTGGAGGGGAATAAAAGTTTTCAATCCCTTGTGGCTGTTTCCAACCAACTGACAGAGTCGTCGGGGATCGAAGATATCAAGACAATTTTGCGGAAACAATTTATTGAAATGAAGAAATACAGTAGCAGCATACAAACATTAAGTGGTCCCTCCGCGTTGCCTGTACTTCGAGAGCTGGCAATGAAACTGTATGAACCAGGCCACCTAAACGAAGAGATTGATATACAGAAGATATGTATGCACAGGGGGTTATCCCTACGGCTGCTCATTCTGATCACCTCAGCACAGTCCAATTTTAAAGAAAGAATGTCCATAAGGCGGACCTGGATGAACTATGGAAGCAGGCAAATTGTCGGCATGGCTTTTATCCTTGGCCGTACCACGAATGCATCCCTGAACGAGGCTCTCAACAAGGAGAACAATATGTATGGCGATATGATACGAGGACACTTCATAGACTCTTACTTCAATCTCTCTCTGAAGACGATCTCGATGCTTGAATGGGCAGATACACACTGTCCCAATGTGAAATTCATCCTTAAGACTGATGATGACATGTTCATCAATGTTCCTAAACTGCTCGATTTCATAGACGCTCGGTACAAGAACGAGCGAACTATCTACGGGCGATTGGTCGAGGACTGGAAACCCATCCGAAAAAGAACGTCAAAGTATTTTGTTCCATATAAATTATATAACGGCTGGCAGTATCCACCGTTTACCACCGGACCCGCGTACCTCCTCACTGGCGACATTGTCCATGAGCTATACGTGCAATCACTCAACACTTACTATATGCAACTAGAAGATGTCTTGATCACGGGCTTCGTGGCCAAAAGGTTGAAGATTAGGAGGGAGCACGCCAACGAATTTCTCAACAGCCGAATCTCGCTGCGTCCGTGCAAAATTCGCAACGCGATCAGCGTGCACAAGATCAAGCCAAGGGAACAATATCATCTTTGGAGGGACCTGTTGGATTCGACTATAAAGTGTAAatag
- the LOC108162577 gene encoding beta-1,3-galactosyltransferase 5-like isoform X2, translating into MFIVGTIREHRNKRQAFLCPVKKKMSRNQRMRFFTVFGAVIIIMLMYKFSSAKEILSRTQEYSVTGLPMRHQIKQNVTNRSIYLEGNKSFQSLVAVSNQLTESSGIEDIKTILRKQFIEMKKYSSSIQTLSGPSALPVLRELAMKLYEPGHLNEEIDIQKICMHRGLSLRLLILITSAQSNFKERMSIRRTWMNYGSRQIVGMAFILGRTTNASLNEALNKENNMYGDMIRGHFIDSYFNLSLKTISMLEWADTHCPNVKFILKTDDDMFINVPKLLDFIDARYKNERTIYGRLVEDWKPIRKRTSKYFVPYKLYNGWQYPPFTTGPAYLLTGDIVHELYVQSLNTYYMQLEDVLITGFVAKRLKIRREHANEFLNSRISLRPCKIRNAISVHKIKPREQYHLWRDLLDSTIKCK; encoded by the exons ATGTTCATTGTCGGAACAATTAGAGAACACCGGAATAAAAGACAAGCGTTTTTATGTCCAGTCAAGAAGAAGATGTCCAGGAACCAACGGATGAGGTTTTTTACGGTTTTCGGTGCTGTCATTATCATAATGCTCATGTATAAATTTTCCTCGGCCAAAGAGATCCTCTCCAGGACACAAGAATATTCCGTTACAGGGTTACCGATGCGCCATCAAATCAAGCAAAATGTTACTA ATAGGAGCATTTATCTGGAGGGGAATAAAAGTTTTCAATCCCTTGTGGCTGTTTCCAACCAACTGACAGAGTCGTCGGGGATCGAAGATATCAAGACAATTTTGCGGAAACAATTTATTGAAATGAAGAAATACAGTAGCAGCATACAAACATTAAGTGGTCCCTCCGCGTTGCCTGTACTTCGAGAGCTGGCAATGAAACTGTATGAACCAGGCCACCTAAACGAAGAGATTGATATACAGAAGATATGTATGCACAGGGGGTTATCCCTACGGCTGCTCATTCTGATCACCTCAGCACAGTCCAATTTTAAAGAAAGAATGTCCATAAGGCGGACCTGGATGAACTATGGAAGCAGGCAAATTGTCGGCATGGCTTTTATCCTTGGCCGTACCACGAATGCATCCCTGAACGAGGCTCTCAACAAGGAGAACAATATGTATGGCGATATGATACGAGGACACTTCATAGACTCTTACTTCAATCTCTCTCTGAAGACGATCTCGATGCTTGAATGGGCAGATACACACTGTCCCAATGTGAAATTCATCCTTAAGACTGATGATGACATGTTCATCAATGTTCCTAAACTGCTCGATTTCATAGACGCTCGGTACAAGAACGAGCGAACTATCTACGGGCGATTGGTCGAGGACTGGAAACCCATCCGAAAAAGAACGTCAAAGTATTTTGTTCCATATAAATTATATAACGGCTGGCAGTATCCACCGTTTACCACCGGACCCGCGTACCTCCTCACTGGCGACATTGTCCATGAGCTATACGTGCAATCACTCAACACTTACTATATGCAACTAGAAGATGTCTTGATCACGGGCTTCGTGGCCAAAAGGTTGAAGATTAGGAGGGAGCACGCCAACGAATTTCTCAACAGCCGAATCTCGCTGCGTCCGTGCAAAATTCGCAACGCGATCAGCGTGCACAAGATCAAGCCAAGGGAACAATATCATCTTTGGAGGGACCTGTTGGATTCGACTATAAAGTGTAAatag